Proteins from a single region of Paenibacillus sp. BIHB 4019:
- a CDS encoding SRPBCC family protein — MHTYNEVTMRCEPLTAFHYARKIENWPQLLPHYRQIQFRYGGSERGGLVKMAAVRPFKRFQWPVWWESEMVVSEEELMVGYRHVRGVTKGMEVEWRIVPAGEKVSVSIVHRWNAPPWSRRLFASFIGNWFVYAIAERTLQGLKQKAELEAALDAKKQAIEDDSRQWTDLQWEALREQVAEQFANEAAEQAIFQQREAGGRNG; from the coding sequence ATGCATACTTACAACGAGGTAACGATGCGCTGTGAGCCGTTGACCGCGTTCCACTATGCAAGGAAAATCGAAAATTGGCCGCAGCTGCTCCCGCATTATCGCCAGATCCAGTTCCGCTATGGCGGCAGTGAGCGGGGAGGGCTCGTTAAAATGGCTGCCGTTCGGCCGTTCAAACGGTTTCAGTGGCCCGTATGGTGGGAAAGTGAAATGGTTGTCAGCGAGGAGGAACTGATGGTTGGCTACCGCCATGTGCGCGGTGTGACGAAAGGCATGGAGGTGGAATGGCGCATCGTACCGGCCGGCGAGAAGGTTTCTGTATCGATCGTGCATCGCTGGAATGCTCCTCCATGGAGCCGCAGGCTTTTCGCCAGTTTTATTGGCAATTGGTTCGTTTATGCCATTGCGGAGAGAACGCTGCAAGGCTTGAAGCAGAAGGCCGAGCTTGAAGCCGCGTTGGATGCCAAGAAACAAGCCATAGAAGATGATTCCCGGCAATGGACGGATCTGCAATGGGAGGCACTAAGAGAGCAGGTAGCTGAGCAGTTTGCAAACGAAGCAGCAGAGCAAGCCATTTTTCAACAAAGAGAGGCAGGTGGGCGCAATGGCTAA
- a CDS encoding NAD(P)/FAD-dependent oxidoreductase, giving the protein MHDVIIVGAGPAGSVLAALLAASGVKVLLLERESLPRRKPCGESLNPGAVAALARVLPAGKFAAIRSSMEHSLIHGWRLTSGKAELLAAFPAGQFGMACAREKLDYALALHACEAGAQAIEQMRVQRLIWEEGRVAGVVAYSAAGTAMEFRARLVIGADGIRSAVARCAGLSSFGPLRKTAFTARVSGVRELQPRVELFTGRGIVVGLAPIGGGEANLTLAQLSGSGSAAALAAGLKENGAVKKVAGHMDMDTDTDKNIDTDTDKNIDIDTDTDTDTGIAMLEAASFKVNARGKAPDPAQAGNRAASVASKEKRSAWLLGKAGELPELAERLQGAACTGEVLACGPFDRRVRAAQQAGLLLIGDAAGYYDPLTGQGIYRALSSAELAAPLLLQALESGSDAPLVQYAAIQQSRFAPAIRLQKLIEWTSRHELLWHSALRGLGSLPAARSRLVAMIGDCL; this is encoded by the coding sequence ATGCATGACGTTATCATTGTCGGTGCAGGGCCTGCCGGCAGCGTATTGGCTGCATTGCTAGCTGCCTCGGGTGTAAAGGTGCTGCTGCTGGAGCGCGAATCGCTCCCGCGGCGCAAGCCCTGCGGCGAGTCGCTGAATCCAGGCGCAGTCGCCGCGCTTGCGCGCGTGCTGCCCGCTGGCAAATTTGCAGCGATTCGCAGCAGCATGGAGCATTCGCTCATCCATGGCTGGCGGCTGACAAGCGGGAAGGCGGAGCTGCTGGCAGCTTTCCCCGCAGGGCAATTCGGAATGGCCTGCGCCCGCGAAAAGCTGGATTATGCGCTTGCGCTGCATGCTTGCGAGGCCGGTGCGCAGGCCATTGAACAAATGCGGGTGCAGCGCCTTATTTGGGAGGAGGGCCGAGTGGCGGGCGTTGTCGCATATTCCGCAGCGGGGACAGCTATGGAATTTCGGGCGCGCCTCGTCATTGGCGCGGATGGCATTCGCTCGGCAGTGGCCCGCTGCGCGGGGCTGAGCAGCTTCGGCCCGCTGCGCAAAACAGCGTTCACAGCTCGGGTGAGCGGTGTGCGGGAGTTGCAGCCGCGCGTCGAGCTGTTCACCGGGCGCGGCATCGTTGTGGGGCTGGCGCCGATTGGCGGCGGCGAAGCCAATTTGACGCTGGCGCAGCTGTCAGGGAGCGGGAGTGCGGCAGCTTTAGCCGCAGGTTTGAAAGAAAACGGAGCAGTTAAGAAAGTAGCTGGTCATATGGATATGGATACGGATACGGATAAAAATATAGATACAGATACAGATAAAAATATAGATATAGATACAGATACAGATACAGATACAGGAATTGCGATGCTTGAAGCCGCATCGTTCAAAGTTAATGCAAGGGGAAAAGCTCCTGATCCTGCTCAAGCAGGTAACAGGGCTGCTTCTGTTGCGAGCAAGGAGAAGCGCAGCGCTTGGCTGCTGGGAAAAGCGGGTGAGCTGCCCGAGCTTGCCGAGCGCTTGCAGGGTGCGGCTTGCACAGGCGAGGTGCTCGCTTGTGGGCCGTTTGACCGCCGGGTTCGGGCAGCGCAGCAAGCAGGGCTGCTGCTCATAGGCGATGCCGCGGGTTATTACGATCCGCTGACAGGCCAAGGCATTTACCGCGCGCTCAGCAGTGCTGAGCTTGCTGCGCCGCTGCTGCTGCAAGCGCTGGAGAGCGGCAGCGATGCGCCGCTCGTTCAATATGCAGCGATTCAGCAAAGCCGCTTCGCTCCAGCTATCCGGCTGCAGAAGCTGATCGAATGGACGAGCAGGCATGAGCTGCTGTGGCACTCCGCGTTGCGCGGACTTGGCTCGCTGCCAGCCGCCCGCAGCCGCCTTGTAGCAATGATTGGCGATTGCTTGTAA
- a CDS encoding beta-ketoacyl-[acyl-carrier-protein] synthase family protein, producing the protein MANAIKAVITGIGCVTPIGAGVEQLWEGLVRGKSAVREIERFVPEGLRSRIAAQIPDFQAERYMDKKRAHRMDRYSQLAVASGALALRDAGLNPADLDADRAGVFMGSALGGIAYAEEQCSRYHNGGFRAVSPTLGFSVFGGAASCNLAMEFGMTGLNETNAMSCASGAVAIGRALQAIRRGEADVIMAGGSEAPLAPLSFGAFDMLRAMSTRNESPDMASRPFDRNRDGFVMGEGSAVLVIEAEHHARARGAKIYGELAGFGLTNDAHHMSAPLPCGTQAARALRQALTSADMAPEDINYVNAHGSSTLLNDVTESRVIRKVFGNHPVAVSGTKGLYGHPLGASGAIEAAITLLALRNGWLPPTTNLDEPDPEAQLDLVVKNPRAVKSAAAVSNSYGFGGVNAVLAFRQY; encoded by the coding sequence ATGGCTAATGCGATTAAAGCGGTCATAACGGGAATAGGCTGTGTAACGCCGATTGGCGCAGGCGTGGAACAGCTATGGGAAGGTCTGGTTCGGGGGAAAAGCGCAGTGAGGGAAATTGAGCGTTTTGTACCGGAAGGGCTGCGCAGCCGAATAGCTGCACAAATTCCAGATTTTCAGGCGGAGCGTTATATGGATAAAAAGCGTGCGCATCGCATGGACCGCTATTCGCAGCTTGCCGTTGCCAGCGGCGCATTGGCGCTTCGCGACGCGGGTCTAAATCCCGCCGACCTCGATGCGGATCGGGCGGGCGTATTTATGGGCAGCGCGCTGGGCGGCATCGCCTATGCGGAAGAGCAATGCAGCCGCTACCATAATGGCGGCTTTCGGGCCGTATCGCCGACGCTCGGATTTTCCGTCTTCGGCGGCGCGGCCTCGTGCAATCTTGCCATGGAATTTGGCATGACAGGTTTAAATGAGACGAACGCGATGTCCTGCGCGTCCGGTGCCGTCGCTATTGGCCGGGCGCTGCAAGCGATCCGGCGCGGCGAAGCGGACGTCATTATGGCGGGCGGCTCGGAAGCCCCGCTTGCACCGCTTTCCTTCGGCGCCTTCGACATGCTGCGGGCAATGTCTACTCGCAATGAATCGCCGGATATGGCAAGCCGGCCATTCGACCGCAATCGCGACGGCTTCGTCATGGGCGAGGGCAGTGCCGTGCTCGTCATTGAAGCCGAGCATCATGCAAGGGCGCGAGGCGCGAAAATATATGGCGAGCTGGCCGGCTTTGGGCTGACTAATGATGCCCATCATATGAGCGCGCCGCTCCCATGCGGCACGCAGGCAGCACGGGCCTTGCGGCAAGCGCTGACGAGCGCGGATATGGCGCCGGAGGACATTAACTACGTCAATGCCCACGGCTCTTCGACGCTGCTCAATGATGTGACGGAATCCCGGGTCATTCGCAAAGTATTTGGCAACCATCCGGTAGCTGTTAGCGGCACGAAAGGCTTATACGGTCATCCGCTCGGCGCATCAGGTGCTATTGAAGCAGCCATTACACTGCTTGCGCTGCGCAACGGCTGGCTGCCGCCAACTACCAATCTGGACGAGCCCGACCCAGAAGCGCAGCTGGATTTGGTCGTCAAAAATCCGCGTGCGGTGAAGTCCGCCGCTGCGGTGTCGAACTCCTACGGCTTCGGCGGAGTCAATGCCGTGCTTGCTTTTCGCCAGTATTAA